TCGCGGCCCGAGCGCTGGGCGCCATATTTCAGGAAGATTTTCGCCAGCCCATCGCTACTGGGCAGGCTCTGGCATGGTTTGTGCTGCTGGTACTGGCCTGGATGACGCTTTCCGGGTTGCGCTTGACGTTGCCGGAAGGCTACCTGCTGCGTTGGCTGATTCTGTTCGGGATTGTTTTGCTCGGTGCGCTTTCAACGACTTTTGTGGGCTTGGGTTGGTCGTGGTCGCTGGCGCGCAATGGCACATTATTGGGCCTGCTGGCTGCTTTAGGCGTTTATAGTATTGCCGTGCTGATGGGCGCAACGCAAATCCGTCCCAACAACCCGGCGGAGTTATGGGCGTTGCCGCCGCTCACCGGAGATGCCGATCTACTCCTGGATACGCTGCACGATCTGGCGCTAACCGATCAGGGGTTGTTCGATCAAATGGAAATTATCTCGCTGGTGGATCAGGCGGCCATGCGCTGGATTTTGCGCGACTTTTCGGATGTGAGCTACACCACCGCGCTGGCCGAAGCGGAATTCCCTTTGGTGGTGATTGCACCGCAAGAGAGCGAATATGCCGCCTGGGCGACAGCTTACCGCGGGCAAGATTTTGTCTGGAGTCGCTCGCCCGGATGGGAAGGCGCGCTGCCCCATGCCTGGGTTGATTGGCTGATTTTCCGCAGCGCGCCAGTGGAAAACGAGACTTTGATTCTGTGGGCGCGCGGCGATATATTCCCCGATCAGGCGCAGTCCGAAGAAACTTCGCAATAATTGAAAGACAGACGACCGAGAACGGAGAGAACCCTCCTTCCCCTGTCATCTATTTTTCGTTTTTATGGAGCACCCATGAACTTACCTCACACAATTGCCATTGATGGCCCGGCAGCCTCGGGAAAATCGACACTGGCCAAGCGCATGGCTGAAGCCCTGGATTATTTGTTTTTTGATACCGGCGTGATGTATCGGGCTATCACCTGCGCCGCGCTGCGGGCGGGCCTGTCGATGGATGAAGAAGACCAAATCACAGCGCTTTCAGAACGCGCCCAAATTGATGTTCAATCAGCCTCCGCTGATGATGGCCGTGATAATGATATTCTGCTCGATGGCGTAGATATTACCTGGGATATTCGCAGCCCCGAAGTGGATGCCAATGTTTCGGTGGTTTCGGCGTACCCTGGCGTGCGCGCCGCGCTCACGGCTCAACAGCGCCGCATCGGCCAGCGCGGCCGTGTGGTGATGGTTGGCCG
This genomic window from Chloroflexota bacterium contains:
- a CDS encoding (d)CMP kinase — its product is MNLPHTIAIDGPAASGKSTLAKRMAEALDYLFFDTGVMYRAITCAALRAGLSMDEEDQITALSERAQIDVQSASADDGRDNDILLDGVDITWDIRSPEVDANVSVVSAYPGVRAALTAQQRRIGQRGRVVMVGRDIGTVVLPEADLKLYLDASVEERARRRYDERLNRGDEIMLEVVLADMRMRDEIDSTRAVAPLRPADDAVILDSDNMNIDEVLAYALGLARGEG